In Desulfopila inferna, a single window of DNA contains:
- a CDS encoding thiolase family protein, with amino-acid sequence MKQAYILASYRTPGCRANKGKLKDVRPDDLAAMAIKGLMERTDVDPQRIEDVYLGCAFPEAEQGMNMGRVAAMKAGLPKEVPGQTINRFCCSGIQTISMAAERVMLGFADCIIAGGAESMSSVPMGGNKYSANPGLVENWPESFSSMGITAELVAEQYNISREAMDEFAAASHAKAAAAINAGRFEDEIIPVEVERDTLVNGKIKRDKELVKIDDGVREGTTPDVLAKLRSVFKLGGPVTAGNSSQTTDGAAVSMVVSEDFLKEIGKDPFARFVAYAVKGVAPEVMGIGPIAAIPAVLKMAGMQLGDIDLIELNEAFAAQALAIIQELGLNQEIINVNGGAIALGHPLGCTGAKLTATLLHEMGRRQSKYGLVSMCIGGGMGAAGIYEKL; translated from the coding sequence ATGAAACAAGCCTATATACTGGCAAGCTACCGCACACCAGGTTGCCGAGCCAATAAAGGAAAATTGAAAGACGTACGTCCCGATGACCTTGCCGCCATGGCAATCAAGGGACTTATGGAGCGTACCGACGTGGATCCGCAGAGGATCGAAGATGTCTATCTCGGCTGCGCTTTCCCGGAAGCTGAGCAGGGTATGAATATGGGCCGCGTCGCTGCAATGAAAGCGGGGCTTCCCAAGGAAGTACCAGGCCAGACTATTAACCGCTTCTGCTGCTCCGGTATCCAGACCATTTCCATGGCGGCGGAAAGAGTCATGCTGGGTTTTGCCGACTGCATCATCGCCGGCGGTGCCGAGTCCATGTCGTCCGTTCCCATGGGCGGCAATAAATACAGCGCCAATCCGGGATTGGTTGAGAACTGGCCCGAATCCTTTTCATCCATGGGCATCACCGCTGAACTGGTTGCGGAACAATATAATATCAGCCGTGAGGCAATGGATGAATTTGCCGCAGCCAGCCATGCCAAAGCAGCTGCCGCTATAAATGCAGGCCGTTTCGAGGATGAGATCATTCCTGTTGAGGTCGAAAGAGACACACTGGTTAACGGCAAGATCAAGCGAGATAAGGAGCTGGTCAAGATAGACGATGGTGTCCGTGAAGGAACCACCCCTGATGTTTTGGCCAAACTTCGCTCCGTTTTCAAGCTAGGTGGTCCTGTCACCGCCGGCAACTCCTCCCAGACCACGGATGGCGCTGCCGTTTCAATGGTGGTATCGGAAGATTTTCTCAAAGAGATCGGCAAGGATCCTTTTGCCAGATTCGTCGCTTACGCCGTCAAGGGTGTTGCTCCGGAGGTTATGGGAATAGGCCCGATAGCAGCTATCCCGGCTGTCCTGAAAATGGCCGGTATGCAGCTTGGCGACATTGATCTGATCGAGCTGAATGAAGCCTTTGCCGCTCAGGCCCTGGCGATCATTCAAGAGCTTGGCTTAAATCAGGAAATCATCAATGTCAACGGCGGTGCCATCGCCCTGGGTCATCCTCTGGGATGCACCGGAGCAAAACTGACGGCAACACTGCTGCACGAGATGGGCCGGCGTCAGTCGAAATACGGTCTGGTTTCCATGTGTATCGGCGGCGGCATGGGTGCAGCCGGAATTTACGAGAAACTATGA
- a CDS encoding 3-hydroxyacyl-CoA dehydrogenase/enoyl-CoA hydratase family protein, which translates to MRQINRVAVLGAGVMGATIAAHLANAGLDVVMLDIVPRELTEQEKAKGLSLESPVVRNRIATKGLQDLLKMKPAPFYLKEYAKQIEVGNFEDDLAKLQECDWIIEVVVEHMPIKLDLLEKLVPHISPGAILSTNTSGLSINDMAEALPAEIRRNFLVTHFFNPPRYMHLMEIVGCKDADPEVISGMAEFINRRLGKGIVYAKDTPNFIANRIGVYAIYKGIEHMVDLEMTVEEVDSVAGPATARPKSAAFRTVDLVGLDTLGHIAENTYGLLPDDEEREVFKVPDFMQKMIEKGQHGNKTKKGFYTKKMVDGKRLIYYYDYKAGEYKPLEKPKFPSVMAVKQVDDPGQKIKMVMAGTDKGAEFAWRSLRDTLIYTVNRIPEIADDVVNIDNAMKWGFNWEIGPFQMLDAIGVAKFVKRAEKDGIAVPESLKKLESFYRFTEEGMQEFYDLQEGVYKPVPLYEDQIKLEILKRRPGNVVEKNANCSILDLGDGVFGFEFHSKMNAISGDILAMTHKAVKRAENEGIGLVIGNQGVNFSVGANLMMLAVALAEGAFEDVNMVISSFQKATMAVKYAKVPVVAAPFAMALGGGCEFTLHSDAVNAHAETYMGLVEIGVGLLPAGGGTKEMCLRAVDLATQYKTDVTPFIFKNFELIGMAKVSMGAAELYDMGYMRHNDSITMDIDRLIADAKKKVIGLANNYRPKKPRENIPAPGRSVAASIKSQLWNMKMGNFVTEYEAEMGGIIAEVLCGGDVNGGTLISEEYLLKLEREAFLKLCSNKKTSERIQHMLKTGKPLRN; encoded by the coding sequence ATGAGGCAGATTAATCGAGTAGCAGTACTCGGCGCCGGTGTAATGGGTGCGACCATCGCAGCCCATCTGGCCAACGCAGGACTGGACGTTGTCATGCTTGATATCGTTCCCAGAGAATTGACGGAGCAGGAGAAGGCCAAGGGCTTGTCCCTTGAGAGTCCGGTTGTTCGCAATCGTATTGCCACTAAGGGACTTCAGGACCTGCTCAAAATGAAACCCGCTCCTTTTTATCTGAAGGAGTATGCCAAGCAGATTGAAGTAGGAAATTTTGAAGACGATCTGGCAAAACTGCAGGAATGCGACTGGATCATCGAAGTGGTGGTCGAACATATGCCTATCAAGCTCGACCTTCTGGAGAAGCTGGTGCCCCATATTTCTCCGGGTGCAATTCTGTCAACGAACACCAGTGGGCTTTCCATAAATGATATGGCGGAGGCGCTCCCTGCCGAGATTCGCAGAAATTTCCTGGTAACCCATTTTTTCAATCCGCCGCGATATATGCATCTGATGGAGATCGTCGGCTGTAAGGATGCCGATCCCGAGGTGATTTCCGGCATGGCTGAATTTATCAACAGGCGTCTGGGCAAGGGAATCGTCTATGCCAAGGACACTCCCAACTTTATCGCCAACCGCATCGGCGTTTATGCCATTTATAAAGGCATAGAGCATATGGTTGATCTGGAGATGACGGTCGAGGAGGTTGACAGTGTCGCCGGACCGGCAACGGCCAGGCCGAAGAGCGCAGCCTTCAGAACGGTGGATCTGGTCGGACTGGATACCTTGGGGCATATCGCTGAAAACACCTATGGACTTCTCCCTGACGATGAAGAGCGCGAGGTTTTCAAGGTTCCGGACTTCATGCAGAAAATGATTGAAAAGGGCCAACATGGCAATAAAACCAAAAAAGGTTTTTATACCAAGAAGATGGTCGACGGCAAACGATTGATCTACTACTACGACTATAAAGCCGGAGAATACAAGCCTCTTGAAAAACCTAAGTTCCCTTCGGTCATGGCTGTCAAGCAGGTTGACGATCCGGGCCAGAAAATCAAGATGGTCATGGCCGGCACCGACAAGGGCGCCGAATTTGCCTGGCGATCATTGCGCGACACCCTGATCTATACCGTGAACCGTATTCCGGAGATAGCCGATGACGTGGTCAATATCGACAATGCCATGAAGTGGGGCTTCAACTGGGAAATCGGTCCCTTTCAGATGCTCGATGCCATTGGCGTAGCCAAGTTTGTCAAGCGGGCCGAAAAAGATGGAATTGCGGTTCCGGAATCCCTGAAGAAGTTGGAATCATTCTATAGATTCACCGAGGAAGGCATGCAGGAGTTTTATGATCTGCAGGAGGGAGTCTACAAGCCGGTACCGCTCTATGAAGACCAGATCAAGCTGGAGATTCTCAAGCGTCGACCCGGCAATGTCGTCGAAAAAAATGCCAATTGTTCAATTCTTGATCTTGGTGACGGTGTCTTCGGCTTTGAGTTTCACTCGAAGATGAATGCCATCAGCGGCGACATTCTCGCTATGACTCACAAAGCCGTGAAGCGTGCCGAGAATGAAGGTATAGGTCTTGTTATCGGAAACCAGGGGGTAAATTTCTCCGTGGGCGCAAATCTGATGATGCTGGCCGTGGCCCTTGCCGAAGGTGCTTTTGAAGATGTGAACATGGTTATCAGCTCCTTCCAAAAGGCGACCATGGCCGTCAAATACGCCAAGGTGCCCGTTGTTGCCGCACCATTCGCCATGGCTCTCGGCGGCGGTTGTGAATTCACCCTCCATTCGGATGCCGTCAATGCCCATGCGGAAACCTATATGGGACTGGTTGAAATCGGTGTCGGATTACTGCCTGCAGGCGGCGGTACCAAGGAAATGTGTCTGAGGGCGGTCGATCTGGCCACTCAATATAAAACCGATGTTACCCCGTTTATATTCAAAAACTTCGAACTGATAGGCATGGCCAAGGTATCCATGGGTGCAGCCGAACTCTACGACATGGGCTACATGCGTCATAACGATTCCATTACCATGGATATCGACAGGCTTATCGCGGATGCCAAGAAGAAGGTGATCGGGTTGGCCAACAACTACCGGCCCAAAAAACCCCGTGAGAATATTCCTGCCCCGGGACGCAGTGTTGCCGCCAGTATCAAGAGTCAGCTCTGGAATATGAAAATGGGTAATTTCGTTACCGAATATGAAGCTGAAATGGGCGGCATAATCGCCGAGGTTCTTTGCGGTGGTGATGTGAACGGCGGTACCTTGATTTCGGAAGAATATCTGTTGAAGCTTGAAAGAGAGGCTTTCCTCAAGCTTTGCAGCAACAAGAAGACATCCGAGCGTATTCAGCATATGCTGAAGACAGGGAAGCCGTTGCGCAACTAA
- a CDS encoding AMP-dependent synthetase/ligase, whose amino-acid sequence MNELLFQSIPAVLKENARRYKDRTAISYKKRNTYLSLTYGQFYERVLMLARGLRKAGVEPGDRVAIFSENRLGWAISDFGIQCAEAITVPIYATNTGEQAAYVINHSSAKVVFVSTRAQYEKLLSVRDRIPDVDLIISYERFLGDRSFPVFTQYQLSEVSHPLSEEEKEVIEAQIDAISLKDLITIIYTSGTTGVPKGVMLSQENILFDTIYGLKQLGHPLDRQETFLSFLPLSHVLERTGGYYAAIYSGSHIAFAENVQKVMENIIEIRPTAMVSVPRLFEKIYSRVYESVHQMPKPRQALFHYAVEVGKKYVRLKYIDKKPTGLLGLKYRFFDKLVFKKVRDRFGGKLRFFLCGGAPLDKTINEFMWAIGIPVFTGYGLTETSPALTLTNIRDVRFDAVGKPLQHTEVKVAADGELLVRGPQVMDGYYRNKKATEETFQDGWLLTGDIARVDEEGFVYIVDRKKEIIVTAGGKNIAPQPLENELKLDKYISQSYVFGDAKPYLVALLTPNIERLIDFAREEKLDYIDMEELVTHTRVMELYQGRVAEFNASLPSYETIKKFVLLPREFTIEGGEVTPTLKLKRKDIYTIYKDRIEEMYGNNGNGSNGKPETTHGGLK is encoded by the coding sequence ATGAACGAGCTGTTGTTTCAATCCATTCCTGCTGTTTTGAAAGAAAATGCAAGACGTTACAAGGATAGGACGGCAATCAGTTATAAAAAGAGAAATACATATCTTTCCCTCACCTATGGCCAATTTTACGAGAGAGTCTTAATGTTGGCTCGAGGATTACGTAAAGCAGGAGTGGAGCCGGGGGACCGGGTGGCCATTTTCTCGGAAAATCGTCTCGGCTGGGCCATCTCGGATTTTGGTATTCAATGTGCCGAGGCAATAACAGTTCCCATTTATGCTACCAATACAGGCGAACAGGCGGCTTACGTCATAAATCACTCTTCGGCAAAGGTCGTTTTTGTTTCCACCAGAGCTCAATACGAGAAGCTGCTCTCGGTCCGGGACCGAATTCCCGATGTCGATCTGATAATATCCTATGAGAGATTCCTTGGGGATCGGAGTTTCCCGGTCTTTACGCAGTATCAGCTTTCCGAGGTTTCCCATCCGCTTTCTGAGGAAGAAAAAGAGGTTATCGAGGCGCAGATAGATGCTATCTCCCTGAAGGATCTCATCACAATCATATATACCTCGGGCACTACCGGAGTACCGAAAGGGGTCATGCTTTCTCAGGAAAATATCCTCTTCGATACCATTTATGGACTGAAGCAGCTGGGGCATCCGCTGGACCGCCAGGAAACCTTTCTCAGCTTTCTGCCCTTAAGCCATGTGCTGGAAAGAACCGGTGGCTATTATGCGGCAATCTACAGCGGCAGCCATATAGCCTTTGCTGAAAATGTGCAGAAGGTTATGGAGAATATTATCGAGATCCGCCCGACGGCAATGGTCAGCGTTCCCAGGCTTTTTGAAAAAATATACTCAAGAGTGTATGAGAGCGTCCACCAGATGCCCAAACCGCGGCAGGCCCTTTTTCACTATGCCGTAGAGGTGGGGAAAAAATACGTAAGATTAAAATATATAGACAAAAAGCCGACAGGGCTTCTCGGCCTGAAGTACCGCTTTTTCGATAAACTTGTCTTTAAGAAGGTTCGTGATCGTTTTGGCGGCAAGTTGCGATTTTTTCTCTGCGGCGGAGCCCCGTTGGATAAGACTATTAATGAATTTATGTGGGCCATCGGCATCCCTGTTTTTACAGGCTATGGGCTGACGGAGACCAGCCCTGCGCTGACCTTGACCAATATACGGGATGTCCGCTTCGATGCGGTCGGGAAACCACTGCAGCATACCGAGGTGAAGGTTGCCGCCGACGGTGAACTCCTGGTCAGAGGGCCTCAGGTGATGGATGGATACTATCGCAATAAAAAGGCGACAGAGGAAACCTTCCAGGACGGCTGGCTCCTTACAGGTGATATTGCCAGGGTGGATGAGGAGGGTTTTGTCTATATAGTTGACAGGAAAAAAGAAATAATCGTCACCGCCGGCGGCAAAAACATCGCACCTCAGCCGCTTGAGAATGAGCTGAAACTTGATAAATATATCTCGCAGTCTTATGTCTTCGGCGATGCCAAGCCCTACCTGGTTGCTCTTCTTACCCCCAATATTGAAAGGCTTATAGATTTTGCCAGGGAAGAGAAGCTCGACTATATTGATATGGAAGAACTGGTTACCCATACCAGGGTCATGGAGTTATACCAGGGGAGGGTAGCTGAGTTCAATGCCTCCCTGCCTTCCTATGAAACGATAAAGAAGTTTGTTCTACTTCCCCGAGAGTTCACGATTGAAGGTGGAGAAGTTACTCCCACCCTGAAGTTGAAGCGCAAGGATATCTACACTATTTACAAAGACCGGATTGAAGAAATGTATGGAAATAATGGTAATGGCTCCAATGGTAAGCCGGAAACTACACATGGAGGATTAAAATGA
- a CDS encoding NUDIX hydrolase, giving the protein MNEKTAEELLIYDEETLLKTRVGSIVSARVRNHRTDREDLFYRIDFPDWVNVIAITAAHEIVLVKQFRFGSRRVELEIPGGAVEKGESPLAAGQRELLEETGYVGRNARIIGEVCPNPAIQNNRCFTVLVENAEYSRGQSMDEMEDIEVVVVPYLEVNELITSAQITHGLVLNALMFYEVMVQK; this is encoded by the coding sequence ATGAATGAAAAGACGGCGGAAGAGCTTCTGATTTATGATGAGGAAACCCTTCTGAAAACCAGAGTCGGGAGCATTGTCTCTGCCAGGGTGCGCAACCATCGAACCGATCGGGAAGACTTGTTTTATCGTATTGATTTCCCGGATTGGGTCAATGTAATAGCCATTACCGCCGCTCATGAAATAGTGCTGGTAAAACAGTTTCGTTTCGGTTCCCGACGGGTAGAACTGGAGATTCCCGGAGGTGCAGTGGAGAAGGGCGAATCTCCACTTGCTGCAGGCCAGCGTGAACTGCTTGAAGAAACGGGATATGTCGGGCGCAACGCCAGGATAATCGGGGAGGTTTGCCCCAATCCCGCCATCCAGAATAACCGCTGCTTTACGGTCCTGGTGGAAAATGCAGAATACAGCAGGGGACAATCCATGGATGAGATGGAGGATATTGAAGTTGTGGTAGTACCCTACTTAGAGGTGAATGAACTTATAACTTCCGCACAGATCACCCACGGACTAGTCCTCAATGCTCTGATGTTTTATGAGGTAATGGTGCAGAAGTAG
- the sthA gene encoding Si-specific NAD(P)(+) transhydrogenase produces MHFDLIVIGSGPAGQKGAIAAAKLGRSVAIIDRQAMYGGVSLHGGTIPSKTLREAILFLFGLHQRAFYGHDYTVKEEINHEDLIMRVRMVEEREMSVIRDQLKRNHVQMFFGTAHFRNEKTVVVIGEGNEQVLTADNILIACGTHPIRHANIPFDGETVIDVDQILDLTDLPKKLIVVGAGVIGLEYASMFAAMGIGVTIIDQRTEILGFVDREIIDRLKFSLMEQHTVFRLGETLAHVEKERNNQVKVTLESGKVIRGDTFLYAVGRQTNTDTLNLEAIGLKTDKKGRISVNEDFQTNIDHIYAAGDVIGFPALAATSMEQGRLASCNMFCHPAKTSHELLPYGIYTIPEISMVGKTEQELTDAKIPYEFGTARYDELAKGQILGVKSGFVKILFDPKTLKLFGVHIIGEQAAELIHIGQAVLALGGTLQYFRDTVFNYPTLAEAYKVAAFNGLNKLQEDNICHIESDRCGDE; encoded by the coding sequence ATGCATTTTGACCTGATTGTAATCGGTTCCGGCCCGGCCGGCCAGAAGGGAGCGATTGCTGCGGCAAAGCTTGGCCGCAGCGTTGCCATCATCGACAGGCAGGCGATGTACGGTGGAGTGTCGCTACATGGCGGCACAATTCCCAGTAAAACCCTGCGGGAGGCGATCCTCTTCCTGTTCGGGCTGCATCAGAGGGCTTTTTACGGTCACGATTATACCGTCAAGGAGGAGATTAATCATGAAGACCTGATTATGCGGGTCCGTATGGTTGAGGAGCGCGAAATGTCGGTGATCAGAGACCAGCTGAAACGTAACCATGTTCAGATGTTCTTCGGTACAGCGCATTTCCGGAACGAGAAGACGGTTGTCGTTATCGGCGAAGGAAATGAGCAGGTGCTTACCGCCGATAATATTCTTATAGCCTGCGGCACGCATCCGATACGGCATGCCAATATTCCTTTTGACGGTGAAACCGTTATCGATGTCGATCAGATCCTCGACCTCACTGATCTGCCTAAAAAGCTCATTGTAGTAGGGGCAGGTGTGATCGGACTTGAATATGCCTCCATGTTTGCCGCTATGGGCATCGGCGTCACAATTATCGATCAGCGGACGGAGATTCTCGGCTTTGTCGACCGGGAGATCATTGATCGGCTGAAATTCAGCCTGATGGAACAGCATACGGTTTTTCGTCTCGGCGAAACCCTGGCACATGTGGAAAAGGAAAGAAACAACCAGGTAAAAGTCACCCTTGAAAGCGGAAAAGTGATTCGCGGCGACACCTTTCTCTATGCTGTCGGCAGGCAGACTAATACAGATACACTCAATCTGGAGGCAATTGGCCTGAAAACCGATAAAAAGGGCAGGATCAGTGTCAACGAAGACTTCCAGACTAATATTGACCATATCTATGCAGCGGGAGATGTGATCGGTTTTCCTGCTCTTGCAGCGACCTCCATGGAGCAGGGGCGACTGGCCAGCTGCAATATGTTTTGTCATCCCGCCAAAACATCCCATGAACTGCTGCCCTATGGCATCTATACCATTCCCGAAATTTCCATGGTAGGCAAGACCGAACAGGAACTCACCGACGCTAAAATACCCTATGAATTCGGAACGGCCCGCTATGATGAATTGGCTAAAGGACAGATTCTGGGAGTGAAATCAGGGTTTGTGAAAATACTTTTTGACCCGAAAACATTGAAGCTTTTCGGCGTCCATATTATAGGAGAACAGGCAGCCGAACTGATCCATATCGGCCAGGCGGTTCTCGCCCTCGGCGGGACTCTTCAATATTTCCGGGATACGGTCTTTAATTATCCAACCTTGGCTGAGGCCTATAAGGTGGCGGCTTTTAATGGTCTTAACAAGCTGCAGGAGGATAATATCTGCCATATCGAATCAGACAGGTGCGGAGATGAATGA
- a CDS encoding NRDE family protein produces MCIILFSYKSTPGYRFILAANRDEFHLRPTAPLCWWGDDQQILGGRDLQAGGTWLGVNRQGKFAALTNYREMVQNSVSARSRGEIIPHFLTENDDYQNFLQTLAAEDQSYRGFNLLLGDEEELYYYSNRFVTSRRLSAGIYGLSNHLLDSSWPKVKRGKMLFEDVLRYESFTVEDLFGVLGDTLRPPLNSLPDTGLNQEWEKMLSPIFICGETYGTRSSAVLMIADDGVISFHERTYIPGLGVEKSEIVKRFTPR; encoded by the coding sequence ATGTGCATTATCCTCTTTTCATATAAAAGCACCCCGGGGTATCGCTTCATTCTGGCTGCAAACCGTGATGAATTTCACCTCAGGCCTACGGCACCGCTGTGCTGGTGGGGAGATGATCAACAGATTCTTGGTGGCAGGGATCTGCAAGCCGGAGGGACCTGGCTCGGTGTGAACCGGCAGGGAAAATTCGCCGCCCTGACCAATTACAGGGAAATGGTGCAAAATTCCGTCTCTGCCCGATCAAGAGGAGAGATTATTCCCCATTTTTTAACGGAAAACGATGATTATCAAAATTTCCTCCAGACTCTTGCAGCCGAAGATCAAAGCTATAGAGGGTTTAATCTTCTTTTAGGAGACGAGGAGGAACTCTATTATTATTCCAACAGGTTTGTGACCTCCAGGCGGTTGTCCGCCGGTATCTACGGCTTGAGTAATCACCTGCTCGATAGTTCCTGGCCCAAGGTTAAGCGCGGCAAAATGCTTTTTGAAGATGTGCTGCGGTATGAAAGCTTTACTGTGGAAGATCTTTTCGGTGTGCTGGGTGATACTTTGCGGCCGCCTCTAAACAGCCTGCCGGATACCGGTCTGAACCAGGAATGGGAAAAGATGCTCTCCCCCATCTTCATTTGTGGTGAAACTTACGGTACCCGTTCATCTGCGGTTTTGATGATTGCGGATGACGGCGTGATCAGTTTCCATGAACGTACCTATATTCCTGGTTTAGGAGTCGAAAAGTCTGAGATCGTCAAGAGATTTACACCGAGGTAG
- a CDS encoding NUDIX hydrolase: protein MKNSRLEVLRQRMPQIPGILGRDEYHSSAILVPLIYLEGEEHFLFEKRAPYIRQGSEVCFPGGHVDHSNDSDGLETALREVEEELGLAREMVDVIGQLDTLVSPRGIIVECFLGVLKLEDVGSLTLDSEEVDEVFTVPVSWFYHNPPEVYRTRVEIQSSYVDGDGKKHILLPVEELGLPRHYKDNRSEWMKRVVVYRRKPDIIWGLTAAIVENVVTTALPQNSEPERMV from the coding sequence ATGAAGAACAGCCGTTTGGAGGTGCTGCGACAGAGAATGCCTCAGATACCGGGAATCCTGGGAAGAGATGAATATCACTCTTCGGCAATACTTGTTCCACTGATTTATTTAGAAGGTGAAGAACATTTCCTCTTTGAAAAGCGAGCCCCCTACATTCGCCAGGGCAGTGAGGTCTGCTTTCCCGGGGGTCATGTCGATCATTCAAATGATTCCGACGGCCTCGAAACCGCTCTGCGTGAGGTTGAAGAAGAGCTGGGGCTGGCGCGGGAGATGGTTGATGTCATCGGACAGCTGGATACTCTTGTTTCTCCCCGGGGAATAATTGTGGAATGCTTTCTTGGTGTACTTAAGCTGGAGGATGTCGGCAGCCTCACCCTGGATAGCGAAGAGGTAGATGAGGTATTTACCGTCCCCGTATCCTGGTTTTACCACAACCCTCCTGAGGTTTACCGGACCCGGGTCGAGATCCAGTCGTCCTATGTCGATGGAGACGGGAAAAAACACATTCTGCTTCCCGTCGAAGAGCTGGGTTTGCCTCGACACTATAAGGACAACAGGAGTGAGTGGATGAAGCGCGTCGTTGTATATCGCCGAAAACCGGACATTATCTGGGGGTTGACGGCTGCTATTGTCGAAAATGTCGTGACCACAGCCCTCCCGCAAAACAGCGAGCCGGAAAGGATGGTATAG
- a CDS encoding radical SAM protein: MQYEGNIFRPPSEAASILLQVTTGCSHNKCTFCRMYKEQPFKIKSDEKILQDILFAAQYCKNQKRLFLCDGDVLSLSHKRLSAILKLIRKHLPWTTRVGVYANTKSIYNKSVEQLSELRDLGLKIAYMGLETGDDQTLQAINKGANAQRMIEMGQKIRKAGIKLSVTVLLGIAGKQRSSIHAVETGRVLTAIDPEFVGALSLMLVPGTPLYQEHRQGLFSLPEPLEMLEEIKIMLQNTSLTEGYFHANHASNYLPIKARLPDDKAATLKLIENALQGRVGLKPEYLRGL, encoded by the coding sequence ATGCAATACGAAGGAAATATTTTCAGGCCGCCAAGCGAAGCCGCCAGCATCCTTCTTCAGGTTACCACCGGCTGCTCCCACAACAAATGTACATTCTGCAGAATGTACAAAGAGCAGCCCTTCAAAATCAAAAGCGATGAGAAAATCCTCCAGGATATTCTCTTTGCCGCGCAATATTGCAAAAACCAGAAACGTCTTTTCCTTTGCGACGGCGATGTGCTCTCTCTTTCGCACAAGCGGCTATCGGCCATTCTCAAGCTCATCCGCAAACACCTCCCCTGGACCACCAGAGTGGGTGTCTACGCCAATACCAAAAGCATCTATAACAAAAGCGTGGAACAGTTGAGCGAGCTGCGCGATCTTGGCCTGAAAATTGCTTATATGGGATTGGAAACCGGAGATGATCAGACCCTGCAGGCTATTAACAAAGGGGCAAATGCCCAACGCATGATTGAAATGGGACAAAAAATCAGAAAGGCAGGGATCAAGCTGTCCGTCACTGTCCTTCTGGGAATCGCCGGAAAACAGAGATCCTCCATCCATGCCGTCGAAACGGGCAGGGTGCTGACGGCAATTGATCCGGAATTTGTCGGCGCCCTCAGTCTGATGCTGGTACCGGGCACTCCTTTATACCAGGAGCACCGCCAGGGATTATTTTCTCTGCCGGAACCATTGGAGATGCTCGAGGAAATAAAGATAATGCTGCAAAATACCTCCCTCACCGAAGGGTATTTCCATGCTAATCATGCCTCAAATTATCTTCCCATCAAAGCCCGGCTGCCCGATGACAAGGCGGCAACTCTCAAACTGATCGAGAATGCCCTTCAGGGAAGGGTGGGACTTAAGCCGGAATATTTGCGTGGATTGTAA
- a CDS encoding transcriptional regulator codes for MKNTSVTIWSVDMERAATIRQQLIELLQQGEWTSLDLSAELSIQEREVFSHLEHVKKSTGGEKIMVRPYQCLSCGYIFKKRDRLDRPGRCPKCKESHIRMAEFSLR; via the coding sequence ATGAAGAATACGAGCGTAACGATCTGGTCTGTTGATATGGAACGAGCGGCAACGATACGGCAGCAACTAATCGAACTTCTGCAGCAGGGCGAATGGACCTCTCTCGATCTTTCCGCAGAGTTGTCCATCCAGGAGCGCGAGGTGTTTTCCCATCTCGAGCACGTTAAAAAATCCACCGGCGGCGAGAAAATCATGGTTCGCCCCTATCAGTGCCTGAGCTGCGGCTATATTTTTAAGAAAAGAGACCGCCTCGACCGGCCCGGACGATGTCCAAAATGCAAGGAAAGCCATATTCGCATGGCTGAGTTTTCACTGCGTTAA
- the rnhA gene encoding ribonuclease HI, whose product MSKKKYYAVKQGISPGIYNTWSETEAQVKGYPGAKFKGFATETEAMKWLESSDSDNDSSSRAVKKKPLAAAPHHGKGGITVYTDGGALNNPGPGGYGVIILFNGKEKEICGGYRLTTNNRMELMACITALRELEGSREKITLYSDSSYVVNGITKGWAKNWSRKGWRKSDGKPAINRDLWEELLGLTEDLQVNFQWVRGHAGNQLNERCDRLAVSCARGSQLLPDEEYERNDLVC is encoded by the coding sequence ATGTCCAAAAAAAAATATTACGCGGTTAAGCAGGGTATTTCACCTGGTATCTATAACACCTGGAGTGAGACAGAAGCCCAGGTGAAAGGGTATCCGGGGGCAAAATTTAAAGGATTTGCCACCGAAACCGAGGCCATGAAATGGCTGGAAAGCAGCGACTCGGACAATGACAGCTCTTCCCGAGCCGTAAAGAAGAAACCTCTCGCCGCAGCGCCACACCATGGGAAAGGCGGGATAACCGTGTATACGGACGGAGGTGCGCTCAACAATCCGGGACCCGGCGGTTATGGGGTAATAATCCTTTTTAACGGAAAGGAAAAGGAAATATGCGGCGGCTACAGGCTCACCACCAACAATCGTATGGAACTCATGGCCTGCATCACCGCTTTGCGTGAGCTCGAAGGCAGCCGTGAAAAAATTACCCTCTATTCTGACTCATCCTATGTCGTCAACGGAATCACCAAAGGCTGGGCGAAGAACTGGAGTAGAAAAGGCTGGCGAAAGTCAGATGGAAAGCCTGCAATAAACAGGGACTTATGGGAGGAGCTGCTCGGCCTTACGGAAGATCTCCAGGTAAATTTTCAATGGGTTCGCGGACATGCCGGTAATCAGCTCAACGAACGCTGCGACAGGCTTGCCGTCAGCTGTGCCAGAGGGAGCCAATTGCTGCCGGATGAAGAATACGAGCGTAACGATCTGGTCTGTTGA